The Polyangium mundeleinium genome contains the following window.
GCCCGCGCCTCCACCCGCGCCGCCGACGCCCGAGGGGAAGAGCTCGCCGCCCTCCCCGCCCATGCCGCCCTGGCCCACGCCGCCTTGCCCCGAACCGCCGGCGCCGCTGCCGCCGGCGCCCGAACCGCCGGGGCCACCCGTGGCGCCGGTGCCGCTGTCCCCGCACGCGGTCGCCGCGCCGAGGAGGCCCATCATCCCAAGGACGAGCGCGAAGCGCCCCATCCGGCCCGCGTGTCGTGTCTTCATCATGGCGGGGATGGTATCCGCGCTTCGCGGGCCCTGTCACGCCGGAGCACGCGCGGACGCCGTGCTCTTCCCGAGCTCACTCCGCCGAAACGAGCCCCACCGGGCAGCTCACGCCGGTGCCGCCGATGCCGCAGTACCCGTCGGGGTTCTTCGCGAGGTACTGCTGGTGATAGTCCTCGGCGTAATAGAACGTGGGCGCTTCGAGGATCTCGGTCGTGATGTCCCCGTGCTCCGCGGCTTTGAGCGCCTTCTGGTAGGCGATACGCGAGCGCTCGGCGGCCATCTTTTGCAGGAGGCCGAAGCAATAAATGCCCGAGCGATACTGCGTGCCGACGTCGTTGCCCTGGCGCATGCCCTGCGTCGGATCGTGGTTCTCCCAGAAGACCGCGAGCAGCGCCTCATACGAGACCTTCGCGGGCTCGAAGACGACGAGCACGACCTCGTTGTGGCCGGTGCCGCCGCTGCAGACCTCTTCGTACGTGGGGTTTGGCGTGAACCCGCCGGCGTATCCGACGGCCGTGGCGTACACGCCCTTCGTTTGCCAGAACTTGCGCTCCGCGCCCCAGAAGCACCCGAGCCCGAACATCGCCTGCTCGGTGCCCTCGGGGAACGGGGGCACGATCCGCGCGCCGTTCACGAAGTGCCGCTCGGGCACACGCATCGGCGTGCTCCGCCCGGGCAGGGCTTGCTCCTTCGTGGGCATCTGCAGCTTGCGAGGGTCGACCTTGAAGAACATGGGCGTATCTTGGTGCGGAAGGCTCCGCACGGCAAGATACGCCCATCCGTCGGGGTTTTGATCAGCTCGGGTCGACCACGCGACCCACGAAGAGCACGGACTTCGTCGCGATGTCGCGGATGAAGAACAGGAACGGCTTGTCGAACGTGATCGCCGCGGGCTCGGGCGCGCTCGTCTCGCCCACGATGACCGCGGTCGCCGCCGCGGCCTCGGTCCCCGCCTCGTTCACCCCGACGAACGCCTGGTGAATCACGTCCGAGATGAAGAGCCCGCCCTTCCCATTGATGCCCGAGAGATCGGCTTCGCCCGTGAACGCGACGCCCATGCCGAGGGTCTTCAGTTGCTCGACCAGGCTGAACTTCGACTCGAACTTGAATCGCGGCATCCGCGTATCGACCGAGTGCTCGGAGAGAGCACCGACGACCTCCTTCAGGCGGGCCGCGTCGAAGCTCCCCTCGAACGCGTCGAGATCGTCCGGCAGCACGAGCACCATCGAGAGCTCGTTGCCGTCGTACGGCAGCTCCAGGGCCGCGTAATCCGCGCCCTGCGCGTAAGGCGCCTCGACGTAACCCTGCATCATGGGCACGGAGACCGAGCCGCCGTCGCCCGTCGTGAACGAGGCATCCTGCGTGTTCTCCTCCTCGAACGGCGTCCGCCAGGCCGCATTGAAGTACACGGCGTTCGTCAGCACGAGCCGCGTGCTCGCGTCGATCGATCCCTCCGCGAGGATGTCCTTGATCTTGCCCTCGGTCTTCTTCTCGACCCAGCCGTTGATCAGCGAGCGGGCCTCCTCCGTCCCCTCGACGTAATCGACGACGTTCATGCCGGCGCCGTAATTGAGGCCGAGCACGTCGAGGAACGCCGTCTCGAAGGGAAACCCGACCTGGCCCCAAACCGCGTTCGCGACGTTGAGCCGGAAGCCCTGGCCGTCCGAGCCCTTCGCGTCCTTGCCGCGGCTCGCGAGCGCGAGGTCGAGCTTGTTGAACGCCGGATGGAGCTCTGCCTGCGGCAAGGTGAAGTGCAGCGCCTTCGCCATGTCCGTCTCGGTTTGCCCGCGCGCGCCGGCCCAGGTCATCGCGAGCGCGCTGGAGATCGAGTGCGGGGAATAGAAGAGGTTGCCGGGCTCGCTGCGGAGGTTCTTGTAGATGTCGAGCGCGAACGCCGTGTTGCCATCGACGAGCGCGGTGAGGTGGTCGCTCGGCACATTCGGGTTCGTGATCCGCTGCGCGCCGGAAGTCACGACACAGCCGGGGGTGTTCGCGTCGTGGCAATCACCGGTATCCACGGCCCCGGGGGGCTCGGGCGGCGCAGACGAGCTGCAAGCAAGGGCGGAGAAGGAGAGAACCAGGGAAAGAAGAGGGAGCGTTCGCATGCTGGGGCCTCAAAGCAATCGGCGTGCCGCAGGCCGTTCTCCGTGATTCCATCGCGCTCGCGCCGAGAGCACGGCAGTGGTGTCGGTGGGCGGCTCAGGGTGGCACGGGGCGTCGCCGAAGCCCCAGATCCTCGGCCTGCATCGAGGGCAGAGGGGAGGCGCCATGCGCGGCCGGGCGCTCGCTACCTCGCAGGCCGAGGCGAGGAAATGATCGGCCCTGAAAAACATACAGCCCCGGGCTCCCCATGAGCCCCGGGGCCGGATCGCCGAGCGGGAACAATCGCGATCGATGTCATGGAAGCCCGCCCCGCGCGTCTCGTCAACTCGATTTCGACCAATGCAATTCTTTTGGTTCGAGGTTCGCCTTCGCTTATCGCCCCGGGCGGAGCGCGCCCGAACAGCTTCGAACCTTCGCGCAGCGCGGCATGCATTCGTGTGCGTGTCATGAATCGCGTCGGCGCTTCGGCGCCGCGTCGACGCGCCGCCGCGGGTGGTCATTCCAGGGCGCAGGCCCCATCCGACGAAGCACGATACGAGCATCGCGTGGGAAGGCCCGACCCTGGTAAGGTGGGGGCTCCCATGAAAAAGGCCGAAATCGATGCTCTCGTGCACGCTCATCGTGGAAGCGCCCGCGCCGTGGCCTTCTTGCACGTCCTCCGGCAGCCGGCGCTCGCGCCGGACGATCACGACTTCCTCGCCGCGCACGCGCACGAGCTCACCTCCGCAGATCTCCTGCGCTGGCGCGCGCGCACCTCGTCCGCGGATCGCCAGCCCATCCTCGTCGCGCTCGCGAAGCTCTGCGAGGACAAACCCGCCGAGTTCGAACACGAGGTGCTGAACGCCCCCGGGCTCTCCTTCGAGGATCGGGAATGGGAGACGCTCGCCGACCTCGTCCGCGGAAAGGCCCCGCCCGCGCTCCAGGCGCGCATCGAGCGGAAGGAAACGAGAACGCCCGCGCCCGTCGCGGTCTTCGCGCCCGCGGACGAACCCGTTGATCTCGCCGCGATGTTCGACCTCGACGAAGGCGGCGCGCTCGATGCGTCAGCCTCGAAAGAAGGGGACGGCTCGCTCTTCGGCGACGGCTCGCTCGGCGACGACCTCGATCTCGGCCTCGGCGACGACGAAGGCGGCCCGCTCTTCGCCGATCCCTTCGCGGGCCTCACCGTCGAAGATGCCTTCGCGAAGGTCACGAACGGGACGAACGGCGACGAGCGCGCGATGCTGCTCGATTGGCTCGCCGCGCAAGGCATCGACGCCGCGCGCCTCATGAGCGTCGCGCTCGCCTCGCTGCATCAGGGGCCCGTGGCCTCGCCCGTGGTCGCCTGGATCGGAAAGCGGCTCGTGTCGAAAGCGGACTGGGAGACGAACGGATATGCGCTCTTTCTGGCGCTCGTCCAGCGGCGTGCTTTCGCGGAGCTCCAGGAGCTCGTGGCGCAAGCCGCCGGCGCCTCCCCCGAGCTCACCGAAGCGCGGCTCGCCGCGTTCGGCCACGTGCTCCTCGACGTCACGCAGGGCGCGATCAAAGAAAAGGACGAAGCACGCGCGGCCGCGGCGCTCGCCGCGCTCTCGGCGCTCGATACAACGGACGAGACGCGGAAGAAGGTCGGCGCGTTGAAACAAGCGC
Protein-coding sequences here:
- a CDS encoding serpin family protein; this encodes MRTLPLLSLVLSFSALACSSSAPPEPPGAVDTGDCHDANTPGCVVTSGAQRITNPNVPSDHLTALVDGNTAFALDIYKNLRSEPGNLFYSPHSISSALAMTWAGARGQTETDMAKALHFTLPQAELHPAFNKLDLALASRGKDAKGSDGQGFRLNVANAVWGQVGFPFETAFLDVLGLNYGAGMNVVDYVEGTEEARSLINGWVEKKTEGKIKDILAEGSIDASTRLVLTNAVYFNAAWRTPFEEENTQDASFTTGDGGSVSVPMMQGYVEAPYAQGADYAALELPYDGNELSMVLVLPDDLDAFEGSFDAARLKEVVGALSEHSVDTRMPRFKFESKFSLVEQLKTLGMGVAFTGEADLSGINGKGGLFISDVIHQAFVGVNEAGTEAAAATAVIVGETSAPEPAAITFDKPFLFFIRDIATKSVLFVGRVVDPS
- the msrA gene encoding peptide-methionine (S)-S-oxide reductase MsrA, coding for MFFKVDPRKLQMPTKEQALPGRSTPMRVPERHFVNGARIVPPFPEGTEQAMFGLGCFWGAERKFWQTKGVYATAVGYAGGFTPNPTYEEVCSGGTGHNEVVLVVFEPAKVSYEALLAVFWENHDPTQGMRQGNDVGTQYRSGIYCFGLLQKMAAERSRIAYQKALKAAEHGDITTEILEAPTFYYAEDYHQQYLAKNPDGYCGIGGTGVSCPVGLVSAE